Proteins from a single region of Cupriavidus sp. MP-37:
- a CDS encoding DUF3488 and DUF4129 domain-containing transglutaminase family protein codes for MKPAPRPLRHEDHGLLLGQLALVLAPQARTLPVAVSLLLVLLLAWRWLLWRRRAPLPSRWMLGTTAMLVLLVACALVWQDGGGIGRELAVALLGAFVILKLLECRALSDATLVTQLSFYLLLTLYLSDQPFWLALYSLAIGAWVLRNWLLLHHPEARSRLAIWPLLGRMALLGLPWALALFVLFPRLEHPLWQLPQSAQSGTTGISDTMRPGSVGQLIRSPEIALRAEIAGPPLPASALYWRALVLWEYDGTTWHPSRLRRQQLAPAAGTGGNAGIDISITLEPSRQRWLFVLDRGQALSAGADAAITPDSEFMARRPVEQRIRYRTHSTLSPPAESLPPATLRLALSLPPGNPRARALAAQWAERHADPAARVQAALRLFASAPFAYTLTPPPLGAEQIDSFVFDTRRGFCEHYASSFVFLMRAAGVPARVVTGYQGGEYNPMANHYVVRQSDAHAWAEVWLDGRGWIRVDPTSAVAPSRIEQGLDAVVGNEAADWRPSRQPAWLKDLRWAYEGMVYTWQRWVLQYDHARQQRLLQALGTSAGAGPLLAAVLGMLCLLALVPLWRRRAPADPVGAAYARFCAVLARHGCSRAPAEGPQDFAVRASAQLPRAGAAIAAVSAAYVSLRYGNLPADTQAQVLASMRAGIRGISAALRR; via the coding sequence ATGAAGCCCGCGCCCCGGCCGCTGCGGCATGAAGACCACGGCCTGCTGCTCGGCCAGCTGGCGCTGGTGCTGGCGCCGCAGGCGCGCACGCTGCCGGTGGCGGTCAGCCTGCTGCTGGTGCTGTTGCTGGCGTGGCGCTGGCTGCTGTGGCGGCGGCGCGCGCCGCTGCCGTCGCGCTGGATGCTCGGCACCACCGCGATGCTGGTGCTGCTGGTGGCGTGCGCGCTGGTGTGGCAGGACGGCGGCGGCATCGGACGCGAGCTGGCGGTAGCATTGCTGGGCGCCTTTGTCATCCTCAAGCTGCTGGAATGCCGAGCGCTGTCGGACGCGACCCTGGTCACGCAGCTGTCGTTCTACCTGCTGCTGACGCTGTACCTGTCCGACCAGCCGTTCTGGCTGGCGCTGTACAGCCTGGCGATCGGGGCCTGGGTGCTGCGCAACTGGCTGTTGCTGCATCACCCCGAAGCTCGCAGCCGGCTGGCGATCTGGCCGCTGCTCGGCCGCATGGCGCTGCTGGGGTTGCCGTGGGCGCTGGCGCTGTTCGTGCTGTTCCCGCGCCTGGAGCACCCGCTGTGGCAGCTGCCGCAATCGGCGCAGAGCGGCACCACCGGCATCAGCGATACCATGCGTCCGGGCAGCGTCGGGCAACTGATCCGTTCCCCCGAGATCGCCCTGCGTGCCGAAATCGCCGGCCCGCCGTTGCCGGCGTCCGCGCTCTACTGGCGCGCGCTGGTGCTGTGGGAATACGACGGCACCACCTGGCATCCCTCGCGGCTGCGGCGGCAGCAACTGGCCCCCGCGGCCGGCACCGGAGGCAATGCCGGCATCGACATCAGCATCACGCTCGAGCCCAGCCGGCAGCGCTGGCTGTTCGTGCTCGACCGCGGCCAGGCGCTGTCCGCCGGCGCGGATGCTGCCATCACACCCGATAGCGAATTCATGGCGCGCCGGCCGGTGGAGCAACGCATCCGCTATCGCACGCATTCCACGCTGTCGCCACCGGCCGAATCGTTGCCACCCGCCACGCTGCGGCTGGCGCTGAGCCTGCCGCCGGGCAATCCGCGCGCCCGCGCGCTGGCCGCGCAATGGGCCGAGCGCCATGCCGATCCCGCCGCACGCGTGCAGGCGGCGCTGCGGCTGTTCGCGTCAGCACCCTTTGCCTATACGCTGACCCCGCCGCCGCTGGGGGCCGAACAGATCGACAGCTTTGTGTTCGACACCCGGCGCGGCTTCTGCGAGCACTACGCCAGCAGCTTCGTCTTCCTGATGCGCGCCGCCGGCGTACCGGCGCGCGTGGTCACGGGCTACCAGGGCGGCGAGTACAACCCCATGGCCAACCACTACGTGGTGCGCCAGTCCGATGCGCATGCATGGGCCGAAGTCTGGCTCGACGGCCGCGGCTGGATACGCGTGGACCCGACCAGCGCGGTCGCCCCCAGCCGCATCGAGCAGGGGCTGGATGCGGTGGTCGGCAACGAAGCCGCTGACTGGCGCCCGTCGCGGCAACCGGCGTGGCTCAAGGATTTGCGCTGGGCCTATGAGGGCATGGTCTACACCTGGCAGCGCTGGGTGCTGCAGTACGACCATGCGCGGCAGCAGCGGCTGCTGCAGGCGCTCGGCACCAGCGCGGGCGCCGGACCGTTGCTGGCAGCCGTGCTTGGCATGCTGTGCCTGCTGGCGCTGGTGCCGCTGTGGCGGCGGCGCGCCCCGGCCGACCCGGTCGGCGCGGCCTATGCGCGCTTCTGCGCCGTGCTTGCCCGCCACGGCTGCTCGCGCGCACCGGCCGAAGGCCCGCAGGACTTTGCAGTGCGGGCCAGCGCGCAGCTGCCGCGTGCCGGCGCGGCGATCGCCGCGGTCAGCGCCGCCTATGTCAGCCTGCGCTACGGCAACCTGCCGGCCGACACGCAGGCGCAGGTCCTGGCCTCGATGCGGGCCGGCATCCGCGGGATCTCGGCGGCATTGCGTCGATAA
- a CDS encoding DegQ family serine endoprotease, with protein sequence MMRQTIARTAVGIAALAALGGGYAYLQREVITPGYAAPAPVVAAAQPAAAVARPMDFSGIVAQYGPAVVNISVTARAQRTAVQMPPGIDPDDPLFQFFKRFGPQFQGPQGRPQQLVRGQGSGFIVSPDGLILTNAHVVDGAQEVTVKLTDRREFKAKVLGTDPQTDVAVIRIDAKDLPTVRLGDPSQVRVGEPVLAIGSPYGFENTVTAGIVSAKSRSLPDDTYVPFIQTDVAVNPGNSGGPLFNQRGEVVGINSQIYSQTGGYQGLSFAIPIDVATKVQQQLVAHGKVTRGRLGISVQEVNQALAQSFGLPKPTGALVNSVEPDSPAARAGLKPGDVIVQLDNDVIDHSGDLPEHVADIKPGTQSSLKIIRKGQPMTLSVTVGTARDQAVAQKAGGKEANGRLGLAVRPLSPAEKRESGIEGGLVVEDVTGPAARVGIQPGDVILSLNGTPIGSVDQLRTLVGKSGKQVALLVQRDDARIFIPLDLG encoded by the coding sequence ATGATGCGCCAGACCATTGCTCGCACCGCCGTTGGTATCGCAGCCCTGGCCGCGCTCGGCGGCGGCTATGCCTATCTGCAGCGAGAAGTCATTACCCCGGGCTACGCGGCCCCCGCTCCGGTGGTCGCAGCCGCACAGCCGGCGGCTGCCGTGGCCAGGCCGATGGACTTCTCCGGCATCGTCGCCCAGTACGGACCCGCGGTGGTCAACATCAGCGTGACCGCACGCGCCCAGCGCACCGCGGTGCAGATGCCGCCCGGCATCGATCCGGACGATCCGCTGTTCCAGTTCTTCAAGCGCTTCGGCCCGCAGTTCCAAGGGCCGCAAGGCCGCCCACAGCAACTGGTGCGCGGGCAGGGCTCGGGCTTTATCGTCAGCCCGGATGGCCTGATCCTGACCAATGCGCACGTCGTCGACGGCGCGCAGGAAGTGACCGTCAAGCTGACCGACCGCCGCGAGTTCAAGGCCAAGGTGCTCGGGACCGATCCGCAGACCGATGTGGCAGTGATCCGCATCGATGCCAAGGACCTGCCGACCGTGCGCCTGGGCGACCCGTCGCAGGTTCGGGTGGGCGAGCCGGTGCTGGCAATCGGCTCGCCTTACGGCTTCGAGAACACCGTGACCGCGGGCATTGTCAGCGCGAAGTCGCGCTCGCTGCCCGACGACACCTATGTGCCGTTCATCCAGACCGACGTCGCCGTCAATCCCGGCAACTCGGGCGGTCCGCTGTTCAATCAGCGCGGCGAGGTGGTCGGCATCAACTCGCAGATCTACAGCCAGACCGGCGGCTACCAGGGCCTCTCGTTCGCGATCCCGATCGACGTGGCAACCAAGGTGCAGCAGCAGCTGGTGGCGCACGGCAAGGTTACGCGCGGGCGCCTCGGCATCAGCGTGCAGGAGGTCAACCAGGCGCTGGCGCAGTCGTTCGGACTGCCTAAGCCGACCGGAGCGCTGGTCAACTCGGTCGAGCCTGACAGCCCCGCGGCGCGCGCGGGACTGAAGCCGGGCGATGTCATCGTGCAGCTGGACAACGACGTGATCGACCATTCGGGCGACCTGCCGGAGCACGTGGCCGACATCAAACCGGGCACGCAGAGCTCGCTGAAGATCATCCGCAAGGGACAGCCGATGACCTTGTCGGTGACGGTCGGCACCGCGCGCGACCAGGCGGTGGCGCAGAAAGCGGGCGGCAAGGAGGCCAACGGCCGTCTGGGGCTGGCCGTGCGCCCGCTGTCGCCGGCGGAGAAGCGCGAAAGCGGCATCGAAGGCGGCCTGGTGGTCGAGGACGTAACCGGTCCCGCTGCGCGCGTGGGCATCCAGCCCGGCGACGTGATCCTGTCGCTCAACGGCACGCCGATTGGCTCGGTCGATCAGCTGCGGACGCTGGTGGGCAAGTCGGGCAAGCAGGTGGCGCTGCTGGTGCAGCGCGATGATGCGCGCATCTTCATTCCGCTCGATCTGGGTTGA
- a CDS encoding MarR family winged helix-turn-helix transcriptional regulator translates to MERDNEPATNWLLLDHQLCFALYSSSLAMTKLYKPLLSELGLTYPQYLVMLVLWETETLSVSELGNRLALDSGTLTPLLKRLAATGLVTRTRDATDERRVLVSLTDAGRALRQRATGIPEQMLCATQCPVEEIQALTRRLHALRSTLEQARTDSSLPD, encoded by the coding sequence ATGGAACGCGACAACGAACCCGCCACCAACTGGCTTTTGCTGGATCACCAACTATGCTTCGCGCTGTATTCGAGTTCGCTGGCGATGACCAAGCTGTACAAGCCCCTGCTAAGTGAGCTTGGGCTTACTTATCCGCAGTACCTCGTGATGCTGGTCTTGTGGGAGACCGAAACGCTGTCGGTTTCGGAACTCGGCAATCGCCTCGCCTTGGACTCGGGCACGCTGACGCCACTGCTGAAGCGGCTCGCAGCGACGGGGCTGGTCACCCGCACGCGGGACGCAACCGACGAACGCCGGGTCCTGGTCAGCCTGACCGACGCCGGGCGCGCACTGCGTCAGCGCGCAACGGGGATTCCTGAACAGATGTTATGTGCCACGCAATGCCCGGTCGAAGAGATCCAGGCACTGACGCGGCGCCTGCATGCACTGCGGTCGACGCTCGAACAAGCGCGGACCGATTCCAGCTTGCCGGACTGA
- a CDS encoding organic hydroperoxide resistance protein codes for MKLEKVVYTAHATATGGRDGRATTSDGQLDAKLAVPKEMGGAGNGLNPEQLFAAGYSACFLGAMRYVASQQKINVPADASIQGAVGIGPIPQGFGIQVELKISLPGFEREAAEKLIEQAHQVCPYSNATRGNIDVTLTLV; via the coding sequence ATGAAACTCGAGAAAGTCGTATATACCGCCCATGCCACCGCCACCGGCGGCCGCGACGGCCGTGCCACCACCTCCGACGGCCAGCTCGACGCCAAGCTGGCCGTGCCCAAGGAGATGGGTGGTGCCGGCAACGGCCTGAATCCGGAGCAGCTGTTTGCCGCCGGTTACTCGGCCTGCTTCCTGGGCGCGATGCGCTATGTCGCCAGCCAGCAGAAGATCAACGTGCCCGCCGATGCCTCGATCCAGGGCGCGGTCGGCATCGGCCCGATCCCGCAGGGCTTTGGCATTCAGGTCGAGCTGAAGATTTCGCTGCCAGGCTTCGAGCGCGAGGCCGCCGAGAAGCTGATCGAGCAGGCGCATCAGGTGTGCCCGTACTCGAACGCGACCCGCGGCAATATCGACGTTACGCTGACGCTGGTCTGA
- a CDS encoding GIY-YIG nuclease family protein — protein MSADCAWYLYLLECTGNSIYTGITTDVARRFAEHQSGKGAKYTRSRKPIRVLGQLRFATKSEALKAEIEIKRMSSAQKRSFCAQLPALDAEEQTA, from the coding sequence ATGTCCGCTGACTGCGCCTGGTATCTCTACCTGCTCGAATGCACCGGCAATTCCATTTACACCGGAATCACCACGGACGTGGCACGCCGTTTTGCCGAACACCAGTCCGGAAAAGGCGCCAAATATACGCGCTCGCGCAAGCCGATTCGCGTGCTCGGCCAGTTGCGTTTCGCCACCAAGTCGGAAGCGTTGAAGGCAGAAATCGAAATCAAACGCATGAGTTCAGCGCAGAAACGGTCATTTTGCGCGCAACTGCCTGCCCTTGACGCGGAGGAGCAGACGGCGTGA